In the genome of Penaeus vannamei isolate JL-2024 chromosome 26, ASM4276789v1, whole genome shotgun sequence, one region contains:
- the Lrrk gene encoding leucine-rich repeat serine/threonine-protein kinase 1 isoform X13, whose translation MSDDAAFDSGESAVAGAILFLIRLYARELARQELHSALRESCSRGDVSRAKAILRDLGAEAEIIINSAPNGSNTLLFKACEEGQREMVRLLLDHGADGRIHPVTKYSPLYIACYYGRRDIAEMLLKKFPTLVNVSTVERWLPLHACIINGHTSVLELLLKFPYPEEALRKYWDKTGQYEYEMAFDINMKDVTGQSALYLACYVGNQKLVDLLLKHRIQATKVKTKEEIEKERQQKEMDSSSNDSKSSSRENTKTSIDSTSDLAEKSDDVASPTKHRISGGIQALMSKLNLVKTDANQKDNMISPLDIDMYCNSNTETALHIAVKNKHHSIVSMLLAAGANPNLRVYLPDDEMARLAEDEYIFTDCFRNKNFHSNFDYVYKEIRLYQAIWGNKIPSGSTALVEACRNRDLGMLDLLLKSHARDDECKALFIAAHAKDEIIVSKLLALKAHPDPEFKVNKRALEIKPSQQFSSLSVSNAGGVYSSLAPSTPVMINWHGQRCLSYLKDQWLVDASVNLNPKLRLSPRNQVIALYAITRLDISNNALTELPDMIFQLPSLKTLNAAQNKIEKLPPNIGHFIDGTVTLPRKGSKKELVIGPLSVLEEVHLQDNRLDSLPDGIFTLPTLQLLDVSNNKLSSLPYKIWTAPKLRELNASLNLLHDLPVRPEGQGHDSGMSSDAVSEVSDEDSLSSASELQLSLMDDSTDESPARRKTPDHRGVLSLGKHGNVITCCRRRDLKHHSLWSNTVEIQESLVGVRETEEETMSNLQSLNLSHNSFTSVPSGLACLALSLNRLNLSYNRLSEMGAATCYPVGLKQLDLSHNRIRAWPTVSRSESLESLESTLPSCYALAEVSRSAKFACQVQTSKLHPFSFLPPHNYIGRKYSQNLNVNRVRGGTSSPLGVSPTPGLCIHRRHIRLESLRTLILADNSLTRLNLYLDDNEFSVVSEVDENEASPVRSSAPRKSWLLFPNLSMLDVSNNLLRELPTTLHELTNLSVLNISGNTDITELPPEMGLLSRLWNLNTRACSLQEPLKSMIDSKKYKTMDVIGYLKSILEDARPYARMKLMIVGVQGIGKTSLLEQLRQEGTGSYRKKPVEHWAKRMGNKNINTRTSRGTSMSTVGVDIGDWIFEKKVRGHSNYGPVVFRTWDFGGQKEYYATHQYFLSKRSLYLVVWKISDGERGVAEILQWLVNIQARAPNSPVLIVGTHYDLVKEKFPPSWSEDLQQMIRDRFINVIDADKLGLPRVLDTIEVSCKTRHNIKLLCNLIYDTVFSLKTPGSKERLLEQRIPASYLALEDVVGVLALERRVQGRDPVLPADKYQALVTQEMSARGHRPFRDSAELNQATTFLHENGVMLHYEDATLKDLYFLDPQWLCDMLAHVVTIREINPFARNGIMKLDDLKHVFKSSTCAPMDAKSYIVNLLNKFEVALTWDNRTLLIPSLLPSEEQLRSGLPGMDVRVKIPVRSRGWAVRSKKFSSSTGSTIVGNSAFYMTNADVRKPARPLSYHGLTTEAIGSPKKESEEVGLTPSADPPAVQVTHRSAPHAAIRRLLLMSYFPSGFWSRLITRILADDAVVDIIRNYFVMPREVLNDRDLSSVLGGQAEWVCWQTGMELHYAHTTLFRMREVLPLHMHCQPSHGPHTPTHGASHTSQLTYDYKSMRFLVRQEGVWSDVEVNNSAVLEIILPNEAVVIKRPLQENDATSTAADILACGIQSVVLDPAPECVAKLLSLAVDHIDTLLEDWYPTLGTRFVHTSEGKFLVTRLVPCPVCLECHGQHEGPGNHPQARHLPDNWGSFVEMNPLYCSMTASQISQDLNVSHTSLERSLLTNSLMGSLAPSQQGHPLVGVPSPQPGGRSSTSSTAAGVGGGGTVGGGVSPGGAAIGGNMSPQLPRRSWGSRESYTSDGDSGVGAESTTSRYFVMNCKCRSQHLYIFNCRKPSAEGRPDLDNSGNNEGETSGGQEVTPVVYSFMVEECILAAYTARSVPCPLHADLLLAQIAPDTVFLDLGDRYLVRPELIKQGKLLGRGGFGFVFQGACRNRASGAPMDVALKMLQPVDPGTSARQSAIVAYKAAQSKWERDPLQYACKAYCSARQEVNILLSLRHPHIVPLVGVCPRPLALVLELAPQGALDQCLKHYQRSGARLSLHTLQAVVLQVAKALEYLHGQHIIYRDLKSENVLVWELPPPFHHQPQPKVDVRLADYGISRSSLPTGTKGFGGTEGFMAPEMMRHNGEEEYTEKVDCFSFGMFMYELLTTHQPYEHCDNVKEHVLEGGRPALTHRETEYPVYVLDLMVMCWSQQPRLRPSASQIVSIASAPEFTHLLDVASLDHSLNIMDAIRVPPVLVKDEDGELVVRDQGSIWVSRTSPQLDMVGAGEWGWGAYTSIEGLPDTITAMCCVGEYVWLGDSAGNIHGYSTRDYGRVFSYCLEPDAPQSSPVRSLCSLHALGRVAVALCNGRLFLCSSDVTPTSPVLGEGSFVMTELAGSTQEIHCLAVAQTPTTWSLWCGGSEGTMSIFSLRDDGLVVSQDSVSHFTTSTPPPSGDACDVLILHAPQTISAVSRHLRNSIWSYVYPGCVVYHWDVKEKKLVNRLDCSKLVPCSESLQSISIEEHLSPSQCQVSAVAVCGGEVYVGTTWGCVVVAEAESMRPITVFRPYEDEVRAIVPLPPTSVIVEPELGSGDVSDSSEGDIERLMNPVPLLATIGKGYRNLLGRYAPIPRSAQPEPGAQRAMYCLLWRAHHWLNT comes from the exons ATGAGCGATGATGCGGCCTTTGACAGTGGGGAATCTGCGGTCGCCGGCGCCATCTTGTTTCTGATTAGACTCT aCGCGAGAGAGCTTGCCCGCCAGGAACTCCACTCCGCCCTCCGCGAGTCCTGCAGCCGCGGCGATGTGTCCCGGGCGAAGGCTATCCTGCGGGACCTCGGCGCCGAGGCTGAGATCATCATCAACTCGGCGCCCAACGGATCCAACACGCTGCTCTTCAA AGCATGCGAGGAGGGGCAGCGAGAGATGGTGCGACTGTTGCTTGACCATGGTGCAGACGGAAGGATCCATCCAGTCACCAAATACTCGCCTTTGTACATTGCGTGCTACTATGGCCGCAGGGACATCGCTGAAATGCTGCTTAAG AAATTTCCAACTTTAGTCAATGTGTCAACTGTAGAGCGATGGTTACCCTTGCATGCTTGCATCATCAACGGCCACACTTCCGTTCTGGAACTGTTGCTCAAGTTTCCATATCCAGAGGAAGCTTTGAGAAAGTATTG GGACAAAACTGGGCAGTATGAGTATGAGATGGCATTTGACATCAATATGAAAGATGTCACTGGACAAAGTGCTTTGTACTTAGCTTGTTATGTTGGCAACCAAAAACTTGTGGACCTTCTTTTGAAGCACAGAATACAAGCAACCAAAGTTAAG ACCAAAGAAGAAATCGAGAAGGAGAGACAGCAGAAAGAAATGGACTCAAGCAGCAACGACTCCAAGTCCAGCAGTAGAGAGAACACAAAGACGAGCATTGACTCCACCTCGGACTTAGCAGAGAAGAGCGATGATGTTGCCAGCCCAACCAAGCACCGCATTTCGGGAGGGATTCAGGCCCTGATGTCGAAACTGAATCTCGTGAAAACAGATGCCAATCAAAAGGATAACATGATATCACCGCTTGATATCGATATGTATTGTAATAGCAACACAG AGACGGCTCTTCACATAGCTGTGAAGAACAAGCATCACAGTATTGTGTCAATGCTGTTAGCAGCTGGAGCCAACCCCAACCTGCGAGTGTATCTGCCAGATGACGAAATGGCTAGATTAGCCGAGGACGAATATATATTCACAG ACTGCTTTAGAAACAAAAACTTTCATTCAAACTTTGACTATGTATACAAAGAAATTAGGCTCTACCAAGCTATATGGGGCAACAAAATTCCATCAGGCTCCACAGCGCTGGTCGAGGCTTGCCGGAACAGGGACTTGGGCATGTTGGATCTCCTTCTGAAAAGCCATGCCAGGGACGACGAGTGCAAGGCCCTCTTCATTGCGGCACACGCCAAAGATGAAATCATTGTGTCCAAGCTTCTGGCGCTCAAG GCACACCCAGACCCAGAGTTCAAGGTGAACAAAAGAGCTCTAGAAATTAAACCGAGCCAACAATTCAGTTCCTTGAGTGTCAGCAATGCCGGGGGTGTTTATTCTTCACTAGCCCCCTCCACGCCAGTCATGATTAACTGGCACGGACAGAGGTGTCTGTCTTACCTGAAG GACCAATGGCTAGTCGATGCCTCAGTAAACCTGAACCCAAAGCTGAGGTTGAGTCCACGCAACCAAGTGATTGCCCTGTATGCCATCACGCGCTTAGACATCTCAAACAATGCTCTCACGGAGTTGCCTGATATGATCTTCCAACTTCCTAGTCTGAAG ACTTTGAATGCAGCCCAGAACAAGATTGAGAAACTCCCCCCAAACATAGGACATTTTATTGACGGCACTGTTACTCTCCCGCGTAAAGGTTCCAAAAAAGAGCTTGTGATTGGTCCTTTGTCTGTGTTAGAGGAGGTTCATTTACAg GACAACAGATTAGACTCTTTACCAGATGGAATCTTTACGCTCCCTACACTCCAGCTTCTTGACGTATCCAACAACAAGTTATCCTCATTACCTTACAAGATCTGGACGGCCCCTAAGCTGAGAGAGCTCAACGCTTCCCTCAACCTCCTACACGACCTCCCTGTGCGGCCTGAGGGACAAGGTCATGACTCTG GCATGAGTTCTGATGCTGTAAGTGAGGTGAGTGATGAGGACAGCCTCTCGTCAGCCAGTGAACTACAGCTGAGTCTCATGGACGATTCCACAGATGAGTCTCCAGCACGAAGGAAGACACCAGACCACAG AGGGGTTCTCTCTCTGGGCAAGCATGGCAATGTCATCACCTGCTGCCGACGTCGAGACCTGAAACACCACAGCCTCTGGTCCAATACAGTGGAGATCCAGGAGTCTCTTGTTGGtgtcagagagacagaagaggagactATGTCCAACCTCCAGTCTCTCAACCTTTCTCACAACTCTTTTACGTCCGTTCCCAGTGGCCTGGCCTGCCTGGCTCTTTCTCTCAACCGTCTCAACCTTAGTTATAACAG ATTAAGTGAGATGGGCGCAGCCACTTGCTATCCTGTTGGGTTAAAGCAGTTGGATCTCTCTCACAACCGTATCCGAGCCTGGCCTACAGTTTCTCGTAGTGAGTCGCTGGAAAGCCTCGAGTCAACCTTGCCATCATGTTATGCCCTTGCTGAAGTATCCAGGAGTGCTAAATTTGCATGCCAAG tacAAACTAGTaaactccaccccttctccttcctcccgcctcacAATTACATAGGTCGAAAGTACAGCCAGAACCTGAACGTAAACCGCGTGAGGGGGGGCACCAGCTCCCCCTTGGGCGTCTCCCCCACCCCTGGGCTCTGTATCCACCGCCGTCACATTCGGCTTGAGTCTCTAAGGACACTCATTCTGGCCGACAACTCTCTCACACGCCTCAACCTCTACCTGGACGACAACGAGTTCTCTGTTGTTTCAGAAGTTGATGAAAACGAA GCCAGTCCCGTCCGAAGCAGTGCACCAAGGAAGTCCTGGTTGCTGTTTCCTAACCTGTCAATGTTGGATGTCAGCAACAACCTCCTCAGAGAGTTGCCAACAACACTACATGAGCTTACAAACTTGTct GTTCTCAACATATCAGGCAACACTGACATCACAGAGCTGCCCCCAGAGATGGGACTCCTCTCTAGGCTGTGGAACCTCAACACACGAGCATGCTCTCTGCAGGAGCCCTTGAAGTCCATGATTGATAGCAAGAAATACAAGACGATGGATGTGATTGGATATTTGAAG AGTATACTTGAGGATGCAAGACCATATGCCCGCATGAAGCTGATGATCGTAGGCGTGCAAGGCATTGGCAAGACATCCCTCCTAGAACAGCTCAGGCAAGAGGGTACTGGATCATACAGGAAGAAGCCAGTGgag CACTGGGCAAAGCGAATgggaaacaaaaacatcaatacccGCACCTCCAGAGGGACAAGCATGTCAACCGTTGGTGTTGATATTGGTGACTGGATATTTGAGAAGAAAGTCCGCGGTCATAGTAACTATGGCCCTGTGGTGTTCAG gACATGGGACTTTGGTGGGCAGAAAGAATACTACGCCACCCACCAGTACTTCCTTTCAAAGCGGTCCCTCTACCTGGTTGTGTGGAAGATCAGTGATGGTGAGCGAGGGGTGGCTGAGATCCTGCAGTGGCTGGTCAACATTCAG GCACGAGCTCCAAACTCTCCAGTGCTTATTGTGGGGACGCACTACGATCTAGTGAAGGAAAAGTTCCCTCCATCATGGAGTGAGGACCTCCAGCAAATGATTAGGGACAGATTCATCAATGTCATTGATGCAGATAAGCTTGGTCTCCCTCGAGTGTTGGACACCATTGAG GTGAGCTGCAAGACTCGACACAACATCAAGCTACTCTGTAACTTGATATATGATACAGTGTTCTCCCTGAAAACTCCAG GGAGCAAAGAACGCCTCCTGGAGCAGCGCATCCCAGCCTCCTATCTAGCTCTGGAGGATGTGGTTGGAGTCTTGGCCCTAGAGAGACGAGTCCAGGGCAGAGACCCAGTGTTGCCTGCAGACAAGTACCAGGCACTCGTGACTCAAGAGATGTCAGCCAGGGGTCATAGGCCTTTCAGGGACTCAGCAGAGTTGAATCAGGCCACAACATTCCTGCATGAGAATG GTGTCATGTTACATTATGAAGATGCAACACTGAAAGATCTGTACTTCCTAGATCCACAATGGCTGTGTGACATGCTAGCCCACGTCGTAACTATCAGAGAAATTAATCCTTTTGCTCGGAACG GCATAATGAAGTTAGATGACCTGAAACACGTATTCAAATCATCCACCTGCGCCCCCATGGATGCCAAGTCGTACATAGTGAACCTCCTGAACAAGTTTGAGGTTGCACTCACATGGGACAACAGGACACTGCTCATCCCGTCCCTGTTGCCATCAGAGGAGCAATTACGTAGTGGGCTCCCGGGCATGGATGTCAGGGTAAAG ATTCCAGTACGCTCAAGAGGCTGGGCTGTTCGCAGCAAAAAGTTCTCCAGCTCAACAGGCTCCACCATTGTTGGGAATTCAGCATTCTATATGACAAATGCAGATGTGAGAAAGCCAGCCAGGCCTCTCTCTTACCACGGTCTCACCACAGAAGCGATAG GGAGCCCCAAGAAGGAGTCGGAGGAAGTGGGCCTAACCCCATCAGCAGACCCCCCAGCAGTGCAAGTGACACACCGCTCAGCCCCTCATGCAGCCATCCGGAGGCTGCTGCTCATGTCCTACTTTCCATCTGGCTTTTGGTCTCGACTCATCACCCGTATTTTGGCAGACGATGCTGTCGTTGACATCATTAGGAATTACTTTGTCATGCCCAGAGAG GTGCTAAATGACCGTGATTTATCATCGGTGTTGGGAGGGCAGGCAGAGTGGGTGTGCTGGCAAACAGGCATGGAGCTCCACTATGCCCACACCACACTCTTCCGCATGAGGGAAGTTCTGCCCTTGCACATGCACTGTCAACCTTCACATGGGCCCCATACGCCCACGCATGGAGCCAGCCATACCAGTCAGCTCACGTATGACTACAAGAGCATGCGTTTCCTTGTCAGACAGGAAGGCGTGTGGTCTGATGTtgag GTAAACAACTCAGCAGTCCTAGAAATCATCCTTCCCAATGAGGCTGTGGTGATTAAACGGCCCTTGCAGGAAAATGATGCCACAAGCACGGCTGCGGACATTCTAGCCTGTGGCATTCAGTCGGTGGTCCTTGATCCAGCTCCTGAGTGTGTGGCAAAGCTCCTCTCACTTGCAGTGGACCACATTGACACTCTCTTAGAAGATTG GTACCCAACTTTAGGCACGAGGTTTGTGCATACAAGCGAGGGCAAGTTCTTGGTGACACGCCTGGTTCCATGCCCTGTGTGCCTGGAATGCCATGGGCAGCACGAGGGCCCTGGAAACCACCCTCAGGCACGGCACCTGCCTGATAACTGGGGTTCATTTGTGGAGATGAACCCTCTCTACTGCTCTATGACAGCCTCACAGATATCGCAG GACCTCAATGTCTCCCACACATCACTGGAGCGCTCTCTTCTCACTAATAGTTTAATGGGAAGTCTGGCTCCGTCGCAACAG GGTCACCCACTTGTAGGCGTCCCATCCCCACAGCCAGGTGGAAGATCATCCACATCCTCCACTGCTgcaggtgtaggaggaggaggcactgtgggagggggagtgtcACCAGGTGGAGCAGCTATCGGGGGGAACATGTCACCTCAGCTTCCTAGACGCAGCTGGGGATCTCGGGAGTCATACACGTCTGACGGAGATAGCGGTGTTGGAGCTGAATCTACTACCTCAAG ATATTTTGTCATGAACTGCAAGTGTCGTAGTcagcatttatatatttttaattg TCGCAAGCCATCAGCCGAAGGGAGACCAGACCTCGACAACAGTGGAAACAACGAAGGAGAGACATCAGGTGGCCAAGAGGTGACACCAGTCGTCTATTCCTTCATGGTGGAGGAATGCATTCTAGCTGCTTACACTGCTCGCTCCGTGCCGTGTCCTCTCCATGCGGATCTTCTCTTGGCTCAGATTGCGCCCGACACA GTTTTCCTAGACTTAGGTGACAGGTACCTTGTTCGTCCAGAGCTGATCAAACAGGGCAAACTACTAGGCCGCGGAGGCTTTGGCTTCGTCTTCCAAGGGGCATGTCGCAACAGAGCTAGTGGGGCTCCCATGGATGTGGCCCTTAAGATGCTGCAGCCTGTTGATCCTGGAACCAGTGCCAGACAGAGTGCCATTGTTGCTTATAAG GCTGCTCAGAGCAAGTGGGAACGAGACCCCCTGCAGTACGCATGCAAGGCTTATTGCTCAGCAAGACAAGAGGTgaacattctcctctctctccgccatcCTCACATTGTTCCCTTGGTGGGCGTATGTCCGCGTCCCCTGGCCCTTGTCCTAGAGTTGGCACCCCAAGGAGCTCTTGACCAGTGTCTTAAGCATTACCAGAGATCGGGAGCCAGACTTTCCCTCCATACATTGCAAGCTGTTGTGTTACAG GTTGCCAAAGCCCTGGAGTACCTGCACGGCCAACACATCATCTATCGAGATCTAAAGAGTGAAAATGTTCTCGTGTGGGaacttcctccacctttccatcACCAGCCTCAGCCCAAAGTAGATGTCCGACTTGCTGACTATG GTATTAGTAGATCGAGTCTGCCTACTGGAACGAAGGGCTTTGGGGGCACAGAAGGATTCATGGCACCAGAGATGATGAGACACAACGGAGAAGAAGAATACACAGAAAAA GTTGATTGCTTCTCTTTCGGCATGTTCATGTACGAGCTTTTGACAACACACCAACCATATGAACATTGTGACAATGTGAAGGAGCACGTGTTGGAGGGAGGGCGGCCAGCTCTCACGCACAGG GAGACAGAATACCCCGTGTATGTGCTTGACCTGATGGTGATGTGCTGGTCACAGCAGCCGAGGCTACGACCCTCTGCATCCCAGATCGTGTCCATCGCCTCGGCACCAGAGTTTACCCACCTCCTGGACGTGGCCTCGCTTGATCACTCCCTTAATATCATGGATGCAATAAGGGTGCCACCTGTGTTGGTGAAGGATGAAG ATGGAGAATTAGTTGTGCGTGATCAAGGCAGCATCTGGGTGAGCCGTACTTCACCGCAACTGGACATGGTGGGTGCAGGTGAATGGGGTTGGGGTGCTTACACCAGCATAGAGGGGCTTCCCGACACCATAACTGCAATGTGCTGTGTTGGGGAATACGTTTGGCTAGGAGACAGTGCTGGAAATATCCATGGCTATAG CACCCGTGACTATGGGAGAGTCTTTAGCTATTGCCTCGAGCCCGATGCACCCCAGTCATCTCCTGTTCGCTCACTCTGCAGCTTGCATGCACTAGGAAGAGTTGCAGTTGCTCTTTGCAATGGACGTCTTTTCCTGTGCAGTTCAGACGTTACACCAACATCCCCTGTGCTTGGTGAAGGAAGCTTTGTTATGACTGAGTTAGCTGGATCCACACAGGAGATTCACTGTTTGGCAGTGGCCCAGACTCCTACTACATG GTCTTTATGGTGTGGAGGCAGCGAGGGGACAATGAGCATCTTTTCCCTGCGTGATGATGGCTTGGTGGTGAGCCAGGACTCTGTCTCACACTTCaccacctccacaccccctccctcaggAGATGCCTGTGATGTCCTGATCCTCCATGCACCACAGACGATCTCAGCTGTTTCTAGACACTTAAGGAATTCTATATGGTCTTATGTTTATCCAG GCTGTGTTGTATATCACTGGGATGTAAAGGAGAAGAAATTAGTTAACAGATTGGACTGTTCTAAGTTAGTTCCTTGTTCTGAAAGTCTGCAGTCCATCAGCATTGAAGAGCACCTTTCCCCTTCACAATGTCAG GTCTCAGCTGTAGCAGTGTGTGGAGGTGAGGTGTATGTGGGGACGACCTGGGGCTGTGTTGTGGTGGCTGAGGCAGAGTCCATGCGGCCCATCACAGTCTTCCGGCCCTACGAGGATGAGGTGCGAGCCATTGTCCCACTGCCACCAACATCGGTCATTGTTGAGCCAGAGTTGGGATCTGGAGATGTATCAGATAGCAGTGAAGGGGACATTGAGAGGCTGATGAACCCGGTACCACTGCTGGCTACTATTGGGAAGGGCTACCGCAATCTGCTGGGCCGGTACGCACCCATTCCCAGATCAGCACAACCCGAGCCGGGTGCCCAGAGAGCCATGTACTGCTTGCTATGGCGAGCACACCACTGGCTCAACACATGA